Proteins from a genomic interval of Hornefia porci:
- a CDS encoding DUF4358 domain-containing protein, with the protein MNCISAPDVPMDRRIRSAEGTGLSSMQKCSNRQLMQFMGLDYSDYDSYIYYKSREALGAGGSGCPRYRRDDLTAVEDAIDRRVADQTRTFEGYGPSQVAMLKNAIIYKRGNYIFYCVDKILTGMRRCSVMLFSSIVFIFCFLPILLAVYFLVPKKYLFARNIVLLLFSLVFYSWGEPVYVFLMIYSAFFIISWRI; encoded by the coding sequence ATGAACTGCATCAGCGCTCCGGACGTGCCTATGGACCGTCGAATCCGCTCTGCGGAAGGAACCGGCCTCTCCTCCATGCAGAAATGCAGCAACCGTCAGCTGATGCAGTTCATGGGACTGGATTACTCTGACTACGATTCCTACATCTATTACAAGAGCAGGGAGGCTCTCGGTGCAGGAGGTTCTGGTTGTCCGCGTTACCGGCGAGACGACCTGACCGCGGTGGAGGACGCCATCGACAGGCGCGTCGCAGATCAGACAAGGACCTTTGAAGGCTACGGGCCGTCTCAGGTCGCCATGCTGAAAAACGCCATCATATACAAACGCGGAAACTATATTTTCTATTGCGTGGACAAAATCCTGACCGGTATGAGGAGGTGTTCCGTCATGCTCTTTAGCAGTATCGTATTCATCTTCTGCTTCCTGCCGATCCTTCTGGCCGTGTATTTCCTCGTGCCGAAAAAATATCTGTTCGCCCGGAACATCGTTCTGCTGCTTTTCAGTCTCGTCTTTTACAGCTGGGGAGAGCCGGTCTATGTGTTCCTGATGATTTACAG